The DNA region TGTACCGATAAACCGTATAACGCATCGATACCGCTTTCAGTAAAGTCATACCCAATTTGTGCATCAACAACCGTTTCAGCTTTAATGTTAACGTTTTCACGTTGTAGGCTGATTTTAGTGACTTCACCTAAGAAGTCACTACGATAGCGTGAGCTGATACGTGCTTCAAAACCAGAGTTTTCATAGTAAACCGTCGCATTGAAGGTTTTTTCTGAAAGGCCTGGTAGCGTTGTTGGATCACTGTCAGCCGTTTCTTTTACTTCACTGTCGTTGTACGAACCACTTAAGATGGTACCAAAGCCACTTAATTGCTCAACAAAAATACCGAAGTCGATAGATAGCGAGGCTTCAATACCTTGTACATAACCACCATTACCGTTAAGAGGTTGGCTAACATTACCAATTGGGTTGTCACCTGGGTTTTGTGGCAAAATAGTGCTGAAGTCAAAGTTAGTTTGCTGATCATAAACGTAGTTTTCTAAGTCTTTATAGAAAACCGCCAATGAGAAATAACCTTGATCACTGAAGTAGTTTTCGTAGCTGATGTCATATTGACGTGCTAACCAAGGACGTAGCTCAGGATTACCTGCGCCACCAGACCAATTAACACCGTCGTTTGGATTTTCGTTGTAGCTAAAGTTTACGTTAGCGTTCATTTTATCCATACGCGCACGGGTTAAGGTACGTGCTGCGGCAAAGCGTAGCATTTGACCATCGGCAATTTCAAAGCCTAGGTTCATACTCGGTAGCCACTCTAGGTAAGTGTCACCAGCTGTGCGAGGTGTTAATGTGACCACACCATCTTCAACTGTCGCGACGGTACCGTCTGAACTTTGGTCTGTATGAACCGCTTGAATACCGACATTACCCGTTAATGGAAAACCAAATAACTCAGATTCTAAGTTTGCTTTAACAAAAAAGGTAGAGACCTCTTCTGTAACAGACCAAGAGTTGGTTGCACGTGATAAATCGACATCTGCAACGTCTGTTTCGGTATAACCCCCGTCGTTATAAAACGCTAATGAGTCATAACTGAGTACGTCGCCCATGCCGAAAAAGTCGAGTGAGGTTGGTGATAACAAATACTGTTCTGGAACTGATACTAAGTAGTTATCAGTACCGTCATAACCCGCTAACGTTAGGTAATAACCTTTGTCTAACTTGCTTTTATCGCGATTAGTGCGGTTAACACCAAACTCGACGCTGCGCACATCACCTTGGTCAAACACGTATTCTGCACTTAAACGGAATGATGTTAATTCATCATCAATTTCTGGTTTATTAATAAAACCATCTTGAGTATTGGCACCAAGCGGGCTACCCCAACCGAGTGGATCGCCTAACTTAATCAGATTAGGATCAGCATAATTAAGATCATGAGTGAAGTCATAGCCGCCATTACCATTGTAGTTAAAACCAAGATCATCAACGGCACCAACACCTGTTCCACGGCCTGTGCCTGTGTAACTTTCCATACCAATATCAGTACGTTCAGCTTTTGATAAAGCGATATCGGCTTCAATGCTCCAGCTGTCATTGATGGTGAACTTATTGTTCCAACCAATTGACAGTGATTCGGCATCACGCTTGTTGACGTCGTTTCGGATAACAACTTCGGCACCAATAATGGTTCCTTGAGTCACTAAACCATCTTCAGTAGCAGTGGATGTTACGCCACCATTAGTACCCCAAGCGGCAGGGATTTCGATACCACGTAAACGTTGGTCATCAGTAAACTTGGTGTAATACACATCGACTACCGAAGTAAATTTATCGTTAGGTGCATATTCGAAAACGGCTAACACGCCATCACGTTCTAATTCGCTTGAACGCACAAACGGTTTTGCGCCACCTAATACACTGTCACCAGCATCATTTTCTGGGTAACCCCAGGCTTGCCAGCGTTCTTCTTGGTTTGGTGACATCATGCGGGCATAACCTAACGCAATACCGATAGTGTCGTCTGCAAACTGGTCGATGTATGAAATGCTGCCACGATAACCTGTGTCGCTAGAACCACTGTTTAATGAACCTAAATCGTTCATTTCGCCGCGCAATGACATGGCAATAGTTTGCTCACCATGGGTTAGCGGGCTAATGGTTTGCATATCTACCGTGCCGCCGATGGCTTGAGCCATTACAGAAGCATCAGGGGTCTTATACACCACAACACGATTTAATAATTCAGAAGGGTATTGGTCAAACTCAACACCACGGTTGTCGTTAACCGAGGCTTGTTCGCGACCGTTTAACGTCGCTGTAGTAAAATCAGGACCTAAGCCACGGATAGAGATAACGTTGGCGCGTCCATCTAAACGCTGTGCGGATACACCGGGTAGGCGAGCAAGTGATTCTGCAATACTGACATCAGGTAATTTACCAATATCTTCAGCAGAAATGGCTTCAACAATGGATGACGAAGACATCTTTAGTGATTGTGATTCTTGTAAGCTGCGACGAATACCAGTGACTTTTACCACTTCAATATTTTCGTCGGCAGCTTCTGTAGTGTTAATGTCATCAGCGGCATAAGCACTCATGCTTGCACCTGCGGCAACTAACGCCAGCGTAAGTAGGCTCGGTTTAAATAGCAACATTCATCTTTCCCCTTTTGTGGATACTTAACACCTAGATGTTCAGGTCGAGTGTTAGTGTCCTTTTGAATTTTTGGTTACAGTCTTTTTTGTGTTTTTCCTCAGCATGCTTAATTAACTTTATAAGTGACTGCATAAGTGCTGAAGTTATGACCAAATTGTTGCGCAACAGTGACGATACTACTCCCAGTACTGTTTTGCCGACAATATTATGCATACGTATTCAACGTTATTAAGCGCTAATTATTAGCTGAATTTTACAAATTTGAAACAACTTAAAGATGCTCGATATCGCAGTTAGTTTATTGTATTTATGAGATATTATTTGTATTTTTCATGTGCGTTCAGCTAATGATTTCTTTGCATACGTATGCAGGTGTATTGAACCGGATTTCCTTATTCACGTATCCTCGGGGTAATACAAAATAACTGATGGCTGTTACTCAGTCGCAACATCAAGGTAACTCACCGATTAATTTTTGGGTTGGCTTAATTCTAAGGGGAAGTAATGGATCAGGTAACTTGGTGGCGCGGCGGAGTGATATATCAAGTCTACCCCCGTAGCTTATTAGATTCTAATGGTGACGGTGTCGGTGATTTACAGGGCATTATCAATAAACTTGATTATATTGCCAGCCTAAATGTAGATGCGATTTGGATTTCACCTTTTTTTAAATCGCCAATGAAAGATTTCGGTTATGACATTAGTGATTATCTTGAAATTGATCCAATGTTTGGCACCATGGCCGACTTTGATCAACTTATCGACAAAGCTCATCAATTAAATATTAAAGTGGTGATTGACCAAGTGTTAAGCCACACCTCAGATCAACATGCTTGGTTTGAGCAAAGTCGCCAAAGTCGTGATAATGATAAAGCAGATTGGTATGTATGGGCCGACCCGAAAGATGATGGCAGTGCGCCTAATAATTGGTTGGCCATTTTTGGTGGTTGTGCATGGGAATGGGAACCTCGCCGTCAGCAATATTATTTACATAACTTTCTTAAAAGCCAACCTGATATTAATTTCTATTGCCCAGAAGTACGCCAAGCGGTATTAGACAATGTTGAGTTTTGGCTTAAAAAAGGTGTGGATGGTTTCCGTCTTGATGCGATTACTTTCTGTTATCACGACGAAAAATTGCGTGATAACCCAGCAAAACCCAAAGATAAGCGTCAAGGTCGCGGCTTTAGTGAAGATAACCCTTATGCCTACCAATATCATTATTACAACAATACTCGACCGCAAACGGTTGTCTTTATAGAACAACTGCGAGCATTAGTTAATCGTTACCCAGGTGCTGTCACTTTAGGTGAAGTGTCATCAGAAGACTCATTAGCCACCATGGCGGAATATACTCAGGGCGATGACCGTTTGCATATGGCGTACAGTTTTGAACTATTAACTGATGATTTTAATGCGGCTTATATTCGCCAAACGGTTGAAGAACTTGAAGCCAGTATTGGTGATGGTTGGCCATGTTGGGCCATAGGTAATCATGATGTTAAACGGGTTGCTTCCCGTTGGGGGAAAGACAGTACTAACCCAACGATGATAAAAATGCTCAACGCGATGTTATTTTCACTACGTGGCAGTGTGTGCAGTTATCAAGGCGAAGAATTAGGCTTAACCGAAGCATCTATTGAGTTTAATCAGTTACAAGACCCATTTGGTATTGCTTTTTGGCCGATGTTTAAAGGCCGCGATGGTTGTAGAACACCCATGCCTTGGGAAAAAGATGCACCTAATGCGGGTTTTAGTGAAGCAACACCTTGGTTACCGATAGATCCTGCACACAATAATAGTGCTGTTGATGTACAAGAAGCCGATCAAGATTCAATACTGAACAGTTACCGGCATTTTTTACAGTGGCGCAAACAGCAAAATTTGTTGATTGACGGTGATATTAACTTTGTTGATAGTCATCCTGATGTACTTGCGTTTATCCGCAGCAAAGGTCAGCAACAAATGTTAGTCCTGTTTAACTTGTCTAATAATCAACAAACCTTTGAATTAGATGAGCTAACATTATCTTCGATTTTACAAGGTCATGGGTTAACCTGTGGCTTACAAGATAAGCAACATCCGGAAACTATAGTGCTACCAAGTTTTGCCAGCTTTTATGGATTGCTTACAAATTAATATGACTAAGCCGAAATACTAAGGTATTTCGGTTTTTTAAATCATTATAAAAATCCGAAATACCGTAAATAAAAACAGCTAACAATAACTAACAAGAAGAGAGCACATTATGGCTTCAGCAATGCAAAGTACACATCAAACAACGGTTACTGGAGGCAATGGTAATTACCGATTTGCACTAGTGTCGTTGACGTCACTGTTTTTCATGTGGGGATTTATTACCTGTTTAAACGACATTTTGATCCCGCATTTAAAAGGGGTGTTCTCATTAAATTATACCGAAGCTATGTTGATTCAATTTTGCTTCTTTGGGGCGTACTTTTTAGTTTCATTACCTGCGGGTAAGTTGGTTAAAAAATTAGGTTATCAAAAAGGTATCGTGACAGGATTGGTTATTGCCTGCATTGGTTGTCTACTGTTTTATCCTGCAGCAGTCTTTGCTACTTATGGATTGTTTCTCGGGGCCTTATTTGTATTAGCATCTGGGATCACTATTCTTCAAGTGGCAGCTAATCCCTTTGTGAATGCCTTGGGCTCAGTTGAAACAGCATCTAGTCGTTTAAACCTAACTCAAGCATTTAACGCATTAGGCACTACGGTTGCACCTTACTTTGGCGCAGTGTTGATCTTGTCGGTCGCCTCTGGTGCCGTTGATGGACTGAGTCATGCACAAGCCGAAGCTGAAGTGGTTAAGCTTCCATACCTTATTCTGGCCGGGATGCTAGGTTTACTTGCATTGATATTTTCTAAATTGAATTTACCTACAATTGCTGAACACAATGATAATTCTGATAGTGGTGTGGTCACTCATAATGGCAAAACCAGCGCCTTACAAAGCATTCATTTGGTATTGGGCGCGATTGGTATTTTTGTTTATGTTGGCGCAGAAGTGTCTATTGGCAGTTTTTTAGTGAGCTTTTTAGGCGAACAAAATGTGGCAGGCTTACAAGAAGCTGATGCGGCTAAATACATTACCTATTATTGGGGCGGGGCCATGATAGGTCGCTTTGTTGGTTCTGTGATTATGCAAAAAATCCCAGCAGGAACCATGTTAGCGTTTAACGCTTTTGTTGCGGCAGCATTGGTGTTAGTGGCCATGAACAGTACTGGTGCAGTGGCCATGTGGTCAATCTTGGCTGTAGGACTGTTTAATTCTATTATGTTCCCAACCATATTTAGCTTAGCACTGCGAGATTTAGGTCCACACACCTCACAGGGTAGCGGCATATTATGTTTAGCCATTGTTGGCGGCGCAATTGTACCGCTATTACAAGGTGTAATGGCAGATAGTATGGGGCTGCAACTGGCGTTTGTTTTACCCGTTGTGTGTTACGCGTTTATTTTATTTTATGGTGCTAAAGGCTCAAGAATGTAGTCCCGTATTGACAATATATTTTAATTCTAATGATCAGCGGCTTTCGGGCCGCTTTTTTGTGTCATCTTAATACTGTTACGCTAACAACGACGATTTAATAATCAGTACATCACTGACTTTTTGATGTCTCAATACCTTGGTCACATAAAACTGTATATAGACCAATTTTTATCTATTTTAAGCAGTAGCTGTGGGGACTAAAGGCCGATATTGCCTTGCTATCAGCAGCGTTAATCCCTATGATCAGCACGTTTTTAAATTGACCGTAATATTATGAGAGAGCCCATGTTGACTTATCCGCTGTCAGGCAGTTCATCAGAGTTAGTATTAAATGTACTCACTATGGTGTTAACCCGAGGAAAACCATTAGATAGAGCCTATTCAGAGCATTTTTCTGGTTTAACCCTTAATCCATCAGAACAAGCTCGGATCACCCAAGTCACTGGCGATATTTTACGTCGTTTAAATTTATACTGTTTTCTGGTTGATATTAAACCAGAAGAGTTTGATCGTTTAGGATCAAAACTACTCAATGGCTGGCATATTTTTCACGGCTTAGATTTACCCAAAATGCAGTATTCGTTGCAAGTTGAACAAGCCGTATTTGATGCTAACCTTGAAATCGCAAAGGCAGATCCAGTGTTGTGGGATGGCTGTCCACAATGGTTGGATGAACTTGGGCAAGCTCAACTTGGTGATAAGTGGCCTGCTGAACGCGCAGCACTTGCTGAGCAACCTAAGCGTTATCTACGCGTGAATGAGCTTAAATGTGATCGAGAAAAGCTGATTGCTCGTCTACAAAAAGAAGGCGTAACCTCTGTACCGTTAAGCGATGTAGCTTCCGCGGTTGAGGTGACATCCGACTCAGCATTGTTCCGTACAGATGCATTTAAAGATGGCTGGTTCGAACAACAAGATGCTGGTTCGCAATTAGTTGCTAATGCAGTGGATGCTAAACCGGGTATGCGTGTTGTTGATGCTTGTGCTGGCGCGGGTGGTAAAACATTACATATTGCAGCACAAATGCAAGGTAAGGGCCGTTTATTAGCCATGGATATAGAGCAATGGAAACTCGATAACCTTAAAACCCGTGCTAAACGTGCTGGTGCACATAACGTTGAAACACGTATTATTGCCAGTTCAAAAACCATTAAACGCCTTAAGTTTTCTGCTGATCGAGTGTTGTTAGACGTGCCTTGTTCAGGGC from Shewanella polaris includes:
- a CDS encoding sugar MFS transporter, yielding MASAMQSTHQTTVTGGNGNYRFALVSLTSLFFMWGFITCLNDILIPHLKGVFSLNYTEAMLIQFCFFGAYFLVSLPAGKLVKKLGYQKGIVTGLVIACIGCLLFYPAAVFATYGLFLGALFVLASGITILQVAANPFVNALGSVETASSRLNLTQAFNALGTTVAPYFGAVLILSVASGAVDGLSHAQAEAEVVKLPYLILAGMLGLLALIFSKLNLPTIAEHNDNSDSGVVTHNGKTSALQSIHLVLGAIGIFVYVGAEVSIGSFLVSFLGEQNVAGLQEADAAKYITYYWGGAMIGRFVGSVIMQKIPAGTMLAFNAFVAAALVLVAMNSTGAVAMWSILAVGLFNSIMFPTIFSLALRDLGPHTSQGSGILCLAIVGGAIVPLLQGVMADSMGLQLAFVLPVVCYAFILFYGAKGSRM
- a CDS encoding alpha-glucosidase family protein encodes the protein MDQVTWWRGGVIYQVYPRSLLDSNGDGVGDLQGIINKLDYIASLNVDAIWISPFFKSPMKDFGYDISDYLEIDPMFGTMADFDQLIDKAHQLNIKVVIDQVLSHTSDQHAWFEQSRQSRDNDKADWYVWADPKDDGSAPNNWLAIFGGCAWEWEPRRQQYYLHNFLKSQPDINFYCPEVRQAVLDNVEFWLKKGVDGFRLDAITFCYHDEKLRDNPAKPKDKRQGRGFSEDNPYAYQYHYYNNTRPQTVVFIEQLRALVNRYPGAVTLGEVSSEDSLATMAEYTQGDDRLHMAYSFELLTDDFNAAYIRQTVEELEASIGDGWPCWAIGNHDVKRVASRWGKDSTNPTMIKMLNAMLFSLRGSVCSYQGEELGLTEASIEFNQLQDPFGIAFWPMFKGRDGCRTPMPWEKDAPNAGFSEATPWLPIDPAHNNSAVDVQEADQDSILNSYRHFLQWRKQQNLLIDGDINFVDSHPDVLAFIRSKGQQQMLVLFNLSNNQQTFELDELTLSSILQGHGLTCGLQDKQHPETIVLPSFASFYGLLTN
- a CDS encoding TonB-dependent receptor; its protein translation is MLLFKPSLLTLALVAAGASMSAYAADDINTTEAADENIEVVKVTGIRRSLQESQSLKMSSSSIVEAISAEDIGKLPDVSIAESLARLPGVSAQRLDGRANVISIRGLGPDFTTATLNGREQASVNDNRGVEFDQYPSELLNRVVVYKTPDASVMAQAIGGTVDMQTISPLTHGEQTIAMSLRGEMNDLGSLNSGSSDTGYRGSISYIDQFADDTIGIALGYARMMSPNQEERWQAWGYPENDAGDSVLGGAKPFVRSSELERDGVLAVFEYAPNDKFTSVVDVYYTKFTDDQRLRGIEIPAAWGTNGGVTSTATEDGLVTQGTIIGAEVVIRNDVNKRDAESLSIGWNNKFTINDSWSIEADIALSKAERTDIGMESYTGTGRGTGVGAVDDLGFNYNGNGGYDFTHDLNYADPNLIKLGDPLGWGSPLGANTQDGFINKPEIDDELTSFRLSAEYVFDQGDVRSVEFGVNRTNRDKSKLDKGYYLTLAGYDGTDNYLVSVPEQYLLSPTSLDFFGMGDVLSYDSLAFYNDGGYTETDVADVDLSRATNSWSVTEEVSTFFVKANLESELFGFPLTGNVGIQAVHTDQSSDGTVATVEDGVVTLTPRTAGDTYLEWLPSMNLGFEIADGQMLRFAAARTLTRARMDKMNANVNFSYNENPNDGVNWSGGAGNPELRPWLARQYDISYENYFSDQGYFSLAVFYKDLENYVYDQQTNFDFSTILPQNPGDNPIGNVSQPLNGNGGYVQGIEASLSIDFGIFVEQLSGFGTILSGSYNDSEVKETADSDPTTLPGLSEKTFNATVYYENSGFEARISSRYRSDFLGEVTKISLQRENVNIKAETVVDAQIGYDFTESGIDALYGLSVQFQVNNLTNEPFTSYTGDDQRLVRDYQNYGRNFMLGANYKF
- a CDS encoding RsmB/NOP family class I SAM-dependent RNA methyltransferase; protein product: MLTYPLSGSSSELVLNVLTMVLTRGKPLDRAYSEHFSGLTLNPSEQARITQVTGDILRRLNLYCFLVDIKPEEFDRLGSKLLNGWHIFHGLDLPKMQYSLQVEQAVFDANLEIAKADPVLWDGCPQWLDELGQAQLGDKWPAERAALAEQPKRYLRVNELKCDREKLIARLQKEGVTSVPLSDVASAVEVTSDSALFRTDAFKDGWFEQQDAGSQLVANAVDAKPGMRVVDACAGAGGKTLHIAAQMQGKGRLLAMDIEQWKLDNLKTRAKRAGAHNVETRIIASSKTIKRLKFSADRVLLDVPCSGLGVLKRNPDSKWRDTPERLPILVELQKHILQSYSRMVKVGGILIYATCSIMPEENRNQIDAFLAENPQFTLIEDENILVSERGFDGFYLAKMERLSE